In a single window of the Zonotrichia leucophrys gambelii isolate GWCS_2022_RI chromosome 2, RI_Zleu_2.0, whole genome shotgun sequence genome:
- the IMPA1 gene encoding inositol monophosphatase 1 → MADPWQECMDYAVGLARKAGEIIRGALKEEISVMTKSSPVDLVTETDQKVENFIISLIKEKYPSHSFIGEESVAAGEGSILTDNPTWIIDPIDGTTNFVHRFPFVAVSIGFVVNKKIEFGIVYSCIEDKMYTARKGKGAFCNGQKLQVSGQEDITKSLLVTELGSNRDPEAIKIILSNMERLLSIPIHGIRAVGTAAVNMCLVATGGADAYYEMGIHCWDMAGAGIIITEAGGVLLDVTGGPFDLMSRRIIAASSRAIGERIAKALQVIPLRRDDATN, encoded by the exons ATGGCAGATCCCTGGCAAGAATGTATGGATTATGCAGTTGGTTTAGCAAGGAAAGCTGGGGAG ATAATCCGTGGAGCACTCAAAGAAGAAATATCTGTTATGACTAAAAGTTCACCTGTAGATCTAGTGACAGAAACTGATCAAAAAGTAGAAAACTTCATTATTTCTTTGATAAAAGAAAAGTATCCTTCTCACAG CTTTATCGGCGAAGAATCTGTTGCAGCTGGAGAGGGCAGCATTCTGACAGATAACCCCACATGGATTATAGACCCGATTGATGGAACCACCAACTTTGTACACAG gtTTCCATTTGTGGCAGTTTCAATTGGCTTTGTTGTAAACAAAAAG ATAGAGTTTGGAATTGTGTACAGTTGTATAGAAGACAAGATGTATACtgccagaaaaggaaaaggtgcaTTTTGCAATGGTCAGAAACTGCAAGTATCAGGCCAAGAAG acaTTACAAAATCCCTTTTAGTAACAGAATTGGGGTCAAATCGTGATCCAGAGgctataaaaataattctttctaaTATGGAAAGACTTCTCAGTATTCCTATTCATGG GATTAGAGCTGTTGGTACAGCAGCTGTGAATATGTGCCTTGTGGCAACAGGTGGAGCTGATGCCTATTATGAGATGGGGATTCACTGCTGGGATATGGCAGGAGCTGGAATCATTATTACTGAAGCTGGTGGAGTGCTGCTGGATGTAACAG GTGGACCATTTGATTTGATGTCTCGGAGAATAATTGCAGCAAGTAGTCGAGCTATTGGGGAGAGGATAGCCAAAGCCCTGCAAGTAATTCCTCTGAGAAGAGATGATGCAACCAACTGA
- the ZFAND1 gene encoding AN1-type zinc finger protein 1 yields MAELELGQHCGVPECHQLDFLPFVCDGCSGIFCLQHRSRDAHGCSEVNIRNNSLKPDQHRSYPCSYKDCNGKELLPVLCPYCEKHFCLRHRHQSDHECEKLDTPKPRMAATQQLVQHIIDSKKSDEVKSKKRKGAKNSETAAKVALMKLKMHACGDKSLPQTERIYFQVFLPKGNKEKSKPMFFCSKWSIGKVVDFAASLASLKNDNNKSTSQKLRLCHTASGEALPFEHTLETWLSDKDYPLYNGGNIILEYLDNDVLFIEDTESYFS; encoded by the exons ATGgcggagctggagctgggacagcactgCGGGGTACCCGAGTGCCACCAGCTCG attttcttccttttgtatGTGATGGCTGTTCAGGCATCTTTTG CCTTCAGCACAGGAGCCGGGATGCTCATGGGTGTTCTGAG GTGAATATAAGAAACAATTCTCTGAAACCTGATCAGCACAGATCTTACCCATGCTCATACAAGGACTGCAATGGAAAGGAGCTTTTGCCAGTGTTATGTCCTTactgtgaaaaacatttttgtctcAG ACATCGTCATCAATCAGACCATGAATGTGAGAAGCTGGACACACCAAAACCTCGAATGGCTGCCACCCAGCAGCTTGTTCAACATATTATAG ATTCTAAGAAGAGTGACgaagtgaaaagcaaaaaacGTAAAGGAGCAAAAAACAGTGAGACAGCAGCAAAAGTGGCATTaatgaaactgaaaatgcaTGCATGTGGGGACAAGTCCTTGCCTCAG ACAGAAAGAATTTACTTTCAAGTATTTTTaccaaaaggaaacaaagagaaaagcaaacccATGTTCTTTTGCAGTAAGTGGAGTATTGGCAAAGTAGTAGATTTTGCAGCTTCCTTAGCAAGCCTTAAAAATGACAACAACAAATCAACATCCCAG AAACTGAGATTATGCCATACTGCCTCTGGAGAAGCCTTGCCATTTGAGCACACACTGGAAACATGGCTATCTGATAAAGACTATCCACTGTACAATGGAGGGAATATAATTCTGGAGTATCTTGATAATGATGTTCTGTTTATAGAAGATACAGAATCCTATTTTAGTTAG